TAAAGCATAGAGGTCACAGAGGCGTTTGAGCACCTGCTGAATTGCTGGTTCATTTTCTAGTTTGTCCAGAGTTTCTGTAAAATTCTTTACACTGACATAATGGCAGTGTGCCTAAAAGACACAAAGATACATTAGCTTCTGATTTCTGACCTCAGAAGTCCTGGAAGCTTAGGAAGACTGCTGGAATAAGCCCCCTGTGGCCATGTGTTTCCCAGCGGGCTGGCAGCTGCCTTTTCTCCTGGCTGTGGGTCTGACTGAGCCTTtttgatggtgtgtgtgtgtgcgtgcgcacgcagGCGTGTGCTTATGTTGGGGGCTTGTGGGCTCTGGAGCTCGGCCCTTAGCTTCCTTATTTTGTTTGGGGGAAATTTCAAATAGatttgaaaagtagaaagaatacaGGGGTATTGGAGGCTGGCCTGGAGACAGTGGAGGACAGTACCACTCTTCTTGAGAAAACAGCTGTTTATTGTTTGCCATGTTCAaggcagtggtgtgtgtgtgtatatatgtgcttGTGTACGTTGTGGAGGAGAGAAAGTAGAGGCTCAAGATAGACACAAAATTTATCCCAGCTAGAGAGTAAACTCTGTGAGGTAAGCAGGGCTGTTATTTAGCCCATATCCAACAGTCTTGCTTTGTTACTGGTTAAAATAAGACTttcaggctcctggctggctcagtcggtggagcatatgactcttgatctcagggtcatagtttcaaggcccacattgggcacagagcttacataaaaagcataaaacttTTGGTACCAGTTGGTAAGTGACCACTGCCCTCAACCCTGTGAGAGCCCCTTGGGTCAGCCAGGATCCTTCCCTGGGacttcctcctccccacagcTCAGCAAATAAAGGATGAATGCCTGGCCCAGCAGGAGACTTTCAGGCCTCTGCCTCCATTAGGCCTGAAGTGCTTTCTGACTGGCCCTTGCCCCTGCCCTACCAGTTGTTAGGTATTTTGAATATTCCACTTCTCTCCAAGACAAATCACACTATAGTTATCAGGTGAGGTATATGAATTCCATGGGGGCAGGTGGGtagggaggaaaggagagcatATTAAATTCTTCTCAAATCTTTATGTATAGACAGATTAGCTGGTGATCTTGTCAAAATGCAGATATCCAGATAGCTTCCCAGTAAGGCCTTAAGTAGCTAGGCTTAGACTGTCTTGAGGGTTCAAAGAAATTTACTCAGGGGGACAAAGAATGGGAAAGGCCATTTGAGTCAGGGGGGATTTCCTGTGCACATGGCTGTACTTGCAGGAGGCTACAAGCAGTCTACTGAGGGGAGGACAGACTGTACACATTAGGGCAGGTGGGCTACCCGGGACCTGGGTCAGTAAAGGGCCATGAATGACATGGTtggtgatgtggagaacaaatgcaaaagaaatgtagatgaaattaaatttccttataagttgcagcccattgacaagtactTGAGACAGGCCGAATGtgacattcctccaggaacttcCAACTGCCTTAATGTTAATACCTTACTAGAGGAAAAAgccttagcttgacaacagccGGGTCTTCAGGATCCTGTAACTTATGAAAATCCTTTCAGAGACTTCCTTTGTGTCTACCCCTCCCagcttaaaagtatataatcactTGCTCCTTACAACCCCACGGCAGCTCTTTCAACccgtgggtcctgtccctgtgctttaacaaAACTACCTTTTTTTGCACCGAAAACGTCTCAAGAAAGAATTCCTTCTTGACCGTTTGCTCTTGAAGCCTGCATCAAATCACATCAGTTGGGGTTTCATTTTGTGGGGGTCAGAGAACCACCAAAGTCTTCCACAGGGAAGTGACCCCATCAGGTCTCTCACTTTGGGAGGGATCTGCCTTTCCCACGGAGCCTCCGCACGGGTGCGAATGCCACCACTTTGCCACCTGGACCTGGTGTCGTCACAGGCACGCAGAGTTTGCAATATTTGGAGGTAGAAGAGGGACAGATGTGCTCTGCTGCCTCTGTGGAGTCAGACAGCCCTCCGTGCTCAAACCGGATAGACCCTGCTCCCCTGTTCTAAGCTGAGGGCCACATCCTTAATTTCTCAGGACCATGGGTTGTGGAGTGCAGTGATCAAAAAAGAACTGCCTGAGGGCCCCGGCCTCTGCTTCTGTGACAGGGTGAACCCCACTTTGGCACCATGCTCTGAACATAGtgaactttatttactttttgtatatGTTGGTTTAAATCTTGCATCCTGCCTAATTTGGGTGAGGGGGTGGGATGTGTTGCATTGCCAGGTGCATCtttaattttacatgtattaactcatttaatcttcataatcaTCATAAAAGGTAGGTACTGTTATgagctccattttgcagatgagactGAGGCACTGAAAGATTAAATtcctcacccaaggtcacatggctagtaagTGGTAGCAACGAGATCCATATCAGAATAGTCCACCTCCCGGTTAacagtctgtgctcttaactacTACGCTGTGTTGCCAAAGCCAGTAGAGACCGAGGCTGGATTATAGTGGGTACCAGCATTTGCTCCAGTGGTGCTAGGGACTGACATCTCTCCGAGGCAGAGTCTCAGATTATAGGGTGAGAGCCCATCCATCAGAGCTTAAAGTTCCTGTCGATGCCCCTTTGTTTTACATACTGGGAAGTTACAGGCCAGAAAAGGAAGGACAACCAGGGGTCAGTCACATAGAGAGGAAACTCCTACAGAACTTAGGCCAGGGCTTGTTCCTTGTCCACCACTCTGCCACTGTCCCCAGTCCCCTTGTGTTGTTGTCACTCTCTACCTGCATATTTCTGGTTTCTAGATGGGACCCGGTGGGTGCTTAAGGTTCCCGCAGAGTACGTGGTTCTTCCAAAGCATGAAGCTCAGACATTGCAGATTTCTCTGCCCATTATGACTTTGGAGATTTATCTTGGGCACCATCTCCCCAGGAAGCCACTTTTCTTCAGCTTACAATGGCTGGGGGAGAAGGGACTTGCTCTTCTCCTCTAGACTGGCTGAGCTTGGTGCCCCTAGAATTTGGGGatcacctccctccctcacacacagtGGCTCTCTGGGGACACGGCTTGCATCcatgagggaaaagaaagcaaagcaaagcatcATAACTATTTCCTACCTCTGGGACTTAAttccttttagttctgtttcctcatccttaaaatggAGATTATGCTGCTCTCACCCCCAGGGTTGTGTGTGTTAAATGAGGTAACCCTGGCACGCATTGTCTGGCCCTTTGGAAGGCAGGGCATAGGTTTggaaaatggatgaatgaataatggGCAGCTGTGGTTCCTTTTTGGATGAGAGTCTGATGAGAGCGCAGCCTCAGCTCACCCTCCTGTGTGTTAATAGGACATTTAGCATAGCAGGGAGTGCCCCTGCGGTGGACACAGCCCAGTGGATGGTGGCAGAGTTAATACCAGCACCAGCTGAtgtgggaggggtggtgggtcaCCAGGTGGCACTCATGCCCAGCCTGCCGCTTGAGGGCTGCTACCAAACACTTCTTTGGGCTTTCCTGCCATTTCCTGGGCCTGATGCCTGAGGATTGAAGTGTTCACCATGGTTTTCCAGCTGTAGGTAGGATCAGAGTGCCAGCTGCCTAAGCTCGAGCTCTTTCTCACCCATTACTCTCTGAGACTTGTTCCTTACTTCTGTGCTCTTAATATGCCTGCATCTACTCACTTTTCTCCATGCCCTCTGCCAGGTTCATGGTTGGGACCACCCTCAGTCCTTGCCCAGACTGCTGCTGCCTGCTCCTGACTGGCCCCCATTGCTCCCTAGGCAGCCTGCATGACTCTTCTACAATGAAACTCTCATCACCTCACTCCCCTGATACAAAGTCTGCAAAGATGTCCCATTGCaacgaaaacaaaaccaaacttctCGCAGTGATGCAGAAGGTCCCAGGCCTAGCCtatcttttctcctccccaacctgccttcctcttctgcttTCAGGCTTCCTCCTGTAGCTCCTCCTTGAGGATCTGTATTTTCTCAAGCACCATGccttttcttgcctcttccttcttcacctgctgttccctttgccaGGAAGTATTCATTTCCAAAACCAGAGCCTCTACCCTTTGGCTGGCTAATTTCAGCTCATCCTGGAAGTCTTGGCCTACATGCCACTTCTGGGAAGACTTTGTGGTCCTCAAGCTGGGTAGAGACGTACATCTCTGGGATCCTGTGGCAGCCTGTGTCTCACAGTGCCCAGCCCGATGCCTGGTGTTGAGGGGGTGgtcaaatatttgctgactgaatGTGAATTATGCACAAACACAAAACATAGTAGAAATTGAAACAGACATCTAAGGATTGCCTGTGGGGCTAAGGGGAGACTTAACCTGCTTTTCTatctgggaggaaatatttgaacAACCTGAAGCAAATCCAATAACACTGcctcattacattttttttttttttttttttcctaagagctGTCAGCAAGATTGCTTTGGAGTTAAGTCCTTTAATTAAAATACCCTGCACGAAAGCCTTGGAAGTGAAATGAGGGCAGCCACTGAGCAGGGCTGGGGAATAATGGCAGAGCTCAGATTTTCTCAGCATGGTGGCCTGCTGGGGAAACCAAATAGGCCCCTTTCAGTTGGAGCTTCAGCTGATGGGCAGCTCACCTTAGCAGCCTGGACGTGCATGACAGTGGTCTGGTTCCATGCCTCATACCTGTCAGCCCCGGACTGCATCAGAGTCTGCAAGTGATGCATTGAGTCCTTTATGAGCCTGAAGGCCAAAGAAAAAAAGGTTCAGCTTCCTGACTGAGTGGGAAAGGGACTGGTGGAGTTTGGTCTCAGGCTGTCTGGGGTCCCTCAGAAGTAGAAATACAGTAATTCCCATTTATTGACTATTTGTGTTACAAGGCTAAATGCTACACATTATCTCtttaactcttaaaaatttttttttgaatatttatttggagagagagagcttgagcaggggaggggcagagaaaggaagagagagagaatcccaaataggctccaactcgtgaatcatgagataatgacccgagcctgagctgaaaccgagagtcagatgcttaaccaactgagccatccaggtgcccctctcttgaACCCTTTTAAGGGTAGGCATTCCCAATTTACAGTGGGGAAAACTGAGTTCCAAACTGGTTAACTAACTGGTCCAGGGTCACATAACTAGTAACTAACTGGTCCAGAGTCACATAACTAGTAACTAACTGGTCCAGAGTCACATAACTAGCAGCTTAACCTCTGACCTGTAAAGCCTGAGCACTCTAGGGCAGGCACTGACCCTCCTTTGTAATGCAGACACCATCCTGATACCAGTAGCTTCTGTGGCTGAGCAAAGACAGTGGTTTTCCTGTAAAGGCTAGTGAGGCCTGTCAGTCACCCAGTCTGTTTCAGGTTCTTCCTAAGGAAacttaaaaggcaagaaaagaaaaccaaacaaacccttGTTCTCCAAACCACTAAATTGGTCATTTGCCATTTACTtaaccttttccttttattttctatttcctgacCATCCGCTCATGATCCTTGGAATTTGTATGCAAAGCAAACTGTTTAttaagcaatatttatttttttttcgtGTCAGGGAAAGATAAACAGATGTCACATTGAGGTCCAAGCAAAAGTCAGTATAATGGCATTTTAATTACCCTGAGCAGCCTTATTTTGCACTCTCTACCTCCCCTAACTAAAATATTAGATCTGTGAGGCTTAGGCTTTTCTTGACTGGTTTACTAATAGATCTGTagtacctagaatagtgcctagcacattgTAGGAatttaatatttgtggaataaataaatgaatgtccAGAGTTGCTCGTGATTTTGAAACAATTATTAACTATCCTGGGAACCACAGGTTGGGGTATTAAGGCCTCTATGAATATTggtgtttacttttatttatttgttggtatTTACATACTGATGTGGTACTTACACATGGTACATTCGTTGCATTGCAAATCACAGTAAAAACCTATAGATATAAAAAGTTCCTTGCACTGGCCAGAGGGGTGATGTCCTACTAGCTCAATGAGGATGGGGAAGTGATGGTGGCTGATGGATGTGACTTCCTCTTCTCTGCCCACGGTGGCAGGAACTGAGAGGACTGAGGTTGGGGAAGGGGGTGCTTTTTAGAGGAGTATGCACGAATGCTCACCCATCCCATCCCAAAGGCCCTAGTGTAGGAAGGAGCCCGTCCCCAAGTGGAATGGCCAATTTCTTGCTCACCTGGCTGCCACGTGTGCCCAGGCCGTGGTGTAGAGTTGTGGGTGGAGGAAGTCAGCTGCTTTCTGGGCTGGGCACCTGGCCAGGTCAGGTGCAGTCAGGTATGCAACAGACTGAGGGAGAGATCTCTGCGATGTGAAGTCTTGGGATGCCTGAGCTTGCAGGTAGTTTTTCTCCAGaaacctgggggtggggtgggggtgggagccaATGAGCAGCGGGAGCCCTGTGGGATAGACCAGCGCCCCTATCTCCAAAAACACGCACTCTTACACTCCCTATAGGAGAACCAGGACCATGCAGTTTCTTGCCTGGTCCCTCCTGATGGTTATCCTCACCCCaaagccctccccccaccccacctccccagctgTGAGGCCCTCAGGGCCATGCACCCGGAGACTGTGGTTTCTTCCACAGTGAAAGGAGGCTGGAACTGCAGAGCTGGGTAGACACTCAGATCCTGAACCGAAACCCTTCTGGTATCTGAGCAAACAGAATTTATTCTTCTGGTTAGGATCTTGTGATTTGGGGATTTATGCTGAATTGTACAGTGGCAGCAGAGATTAAATTTTCTTACTTGAGAAAGGATAGGTGTAAGAAGGCTAACACGAGTGGGAGAATTACAGGTGACTCTCGGCTTTTTTCCTGTGATGATCCAGTGCTTATAGGCTCTGGGCTCAGCCAATCCTGGATTCCCAGGCAGCTCTGTTGAGACCTCTGTGATGCTTGTGGAAGTTACTTCACCTCCCTTGGCCTCAGTGTCTCCATATTtagatggagataataatactCACCTGATAGAAGGTTtgtgaaaactgagaaaatatttgtattgcttttataatgtGGGACACAGAATTTCTAATACATGGTACTGTATCAcccttataattaaaaaaaaaaaccaccataatactacatattataaaatttttcaagaatattatataGCCTATTTGCTAGCAAGCCCTTTCTCCTTGCATGGGGAAACATGTGCCCTGTTGAGTCACCCGAGGATAGATAAATGTGAAAGGCCTGGTCAGTCCGAGCCCCCACAGACAGAAGAGAATGAACAGAAGCCACCACTTGTCGGTCGCGAATCCTGGgtcccttcctgcctctcaggTGGGAGCCTCCGtgagcaggccctgtgctaagccTGAGGACAGTTGGTGGGCAAGGCCCCAGGAGCTCTGGCTCACCGAGAAGAGACACTCGGATGGTGTTGAGTGGGAGCGCCAGGGTGGGCATCTAAGCAGCGCCCCGCAGAATGAGCCGCTTACAGCAGCAGGCCCAGCAGGCCAGGCCAGAGTATTCGGGCGAGGGAAGGGAGCGTTCGTGAAGCCCGTGCTGGGAAAGAGGAAACTTGGCCagctggggaagggaggtggggggagtggggatgggggcgGGCAATGTGGCATTTTCCCACTAGCAGTGGGGAGCCACCGAAGAATGTGAAGCGAGAGAAAGCTGCACTCTTCTCCAGCCTTCCTAAAGCTCCGGATGGGCGGGATCCAGACTGCGTGGGTTGGTTGGGTGGTCTCCACATGGCCCTGCCCAGCGTCCGTTCCCACCATGGACATTGGCTGCTGCTTCAACCCATGCAGGGGCCTTACCTGGCCATCTGCAGGTAGAGCACAGTGTTGTCACCCTCGTAGGTGCAGGCGGCTGTCACTCTGGCGACCAGTGAGGGCAGGCCACTCAGCTTCGAGTAGCCATGGCCTCCGCAGGCTTTGCGGCACAGCTCAGTCCCCCAGCTGCACAAGTCTGACGCCATGGCCTTGATTCCTGAGCTCAGTGCGTGAAGCTGTGAGAACAGGGGGTCAGGGCAAGTAAGGGGGCCCTCCGGTAACAACCATGCTTACCGCTCATACGACCTGCTGTATGTCCACGACAACCCCGTGACATAAGATTGTTTGCTCAGCTCTCAACTTTATGACTGAGAAGGCTGAGACTCAGAGATgttatgtgacttgcccaagatcacacaatgAGGCAATGTAGCTGTagtaaagacaaaggaaaactgtCCAGGCCAGTGTCTCCAGGATCCCTGGAAGAGGGTGCTTCCAGGACTGGGCTCACCATCATCCAGGAGTTGCAGATTTTGCTAGTCAAGTGGGGTTGTTGGAGAGCTGTCCTGTGAGGGTGGAGGTCCACCACCAGCCTACTGGCCTGGGTTCTAGGAGGAGCTGCCAGGCTGCAGACCTCGTTTGAGCTTTTGGTTCTTGAAAGCCTTTAACCTATCTTTCAGACTTTTAAGTCCTTGGGAGGAAGGTTatgttccttaacctctctgtgcttcactttcctaatctgtaaaatgggaatataaaatgctGCCTGCTTTACAATTGAGGATTAATGAAGCTATGCTTATGAAGCCCAGGGTCTGGTGGACTAAATGTTACAGTATATCTAAGTCCTTGGTCCTTTATCTGAGACCCTTGGGGCCAGATGTATTTTGGAATCAatgttttttgaattttagaaagcTAAAGCAGGGCATTTAAGGTAGATTATATATAATACCCAGAAGAGTCTGGGGCAGCCTTAGCGATCAAACTCATTAATATTTCTGCTGCAAAATGTATATACATCCAGTGGGATAAATCAGATCAATTCAGGTCAGATTGTGCCACCAAATGTGTTCTCAATGACTGTAATTTTGGGGGGCTTTTTACGTTTCAAATACACACCAGGGATTGTGCTCCTGTGTTGTATGTATTATGTGTGATTATTCTCTCTAACATTTTTGGAGCTTTCTGGAGGCCAGATGTAGGTGGATTTATATGTCGAGGTACAGTGCACCCTGGGTGCCCTGGGATGTTGGAAGGCTGAGAGGAGATAGTAGAAGGAGCCTGTGGGAACAGGGCTGTGGCTGCATCCCAGTGATGAGAACAATTTCAGCCATTTCCCAGctcctgcaccccacccctccacccccagcagaCAGCAGGTACCTCAGGCAGGAGGCTGAAGTCTCTGTTCAGAATGGCGTCATAGGAGCTGTGGAAGAATTCCAAGAGGTTGCTTGTCAGGAAATGGAATGCATAGGCTGTGGCCAGCTGAGGAAAGAGTTTCTGCTGCTGTGTCTGGTGGTCCAGGACTTTTGCCTCTGGGTCACTgagtggaagaaaaggagaaggtttAGAAGATGGCTACATGCCACCTCCCCACTTCCCATATCCCCAGTGCCATAAAGTACTTAAAAACTGATAGCTTttgtgggggggggcacctgttggttaaacatctgattcttgatttcagctcaggtcatggtctcatggttcaagccccacattgtggctgacagtgcagagcctgcttgaggttttctctctcctactccctccctgcctctctccctggctcgcttttgctctctcaaataaattttaaaaacctgatagTTTTTTATAACTCACTGCAAAACTTGACCTGAACTGACATGAAGTTAGTAATGATCTTAAAATTCTATCTAACATGAATATCCACACAATTCTCTGCAGAAATATTGACATGTTTGCTTATGGATGTTGCCCCTTATGGGGGAAGTTTACAAAATTACAGCATATGCACCATATTATCCTGCTAAAATATGAAAGTTATGAATTCCAACACATTTGGTCCCAAGGATTTCAAGTAAAGGGTTGTGGTCTTGTACCCCTTATGATTTGAAACTTGACCTTTCAAAGTCCAGGTACACATCGTATGTGCTGGGAGGTACATTGAGCCTAATCAGTAACTCTGAGGATGTGAACTTGGGTCTGATGGAATCCTAAGGTAGGGACTGTATTTGCCTTGTCTGTTGCTGTGTCTTCAGTGCCCGAGACTGTATCCAGCATGAAGGGGCCTGGAGTAACTATTTTGTGGATTAAAAGAAAGCATGAATGTGAGGAGCCTCCCATGGCTCTCTGGGAGGAACCCAGGTCAGCAACCCCTCACTTAGACACATACTATTATAACCATACTTGGGACACTTCTGCAACCCAGAAAACTGAAGTTTGGACGGGACGGCGGCAGCACCTTTCCCTGGCACCCCTGTCCTCCAGAGAAGACTCCCTAACCCCAGGAATCTGAAGCCCGGGCCAGCACGGGGACCCTGGGTTTGCCAGAGGAAAGGGTCCTGGGCTATGGGCCTGGCATGCTTTGTTGCTTTTTACTCTTAGCACTGCCCTGAAAGATTGCCCTTGTCACTCTGTGTCGTAGGTGAGGAAGTTGAGGGACAAAGAGGTGGGGTGACTAGCATAAGTTCCCACAGCTGGCAAGTGGCCTAGCTGTGGTCCACCCAGGTCTGCCTGGCATCTGACCTGCAGTCCATTTTGCTTAGACTGCTGGATCCTTCAGTCCATGGCATGAAACATTGCCAGGTTCTTGGGCTGGAAGTTCTCTCATCTTCACATTACAGGTGAAAaaaaactgagtcccagagagggcaaaggacttgcccagggtcacttGGCAGAGTTGGGACAAGAACTGGCAGGTTGAAGCCCGTCCCTCAGCACCACTAGTTGAATCAGTTATGGCTGTACCTCCCCTGCCATGCTCACTGGGGCACCATATGCTCAGCTCCATGTTGCCACATCCTGGGTGCATGTCCCCATTTGGGACATagtgtttgtatattattttctgtttacagcAAAATTATTTGCCGTTTACAGGcagtcctgtattttcttttgctgaATCTGGCAATTGTGTGTGTTTCCACAGGCATGCATATGCATGGGTACACATACACATGTTAAAAAACAGAGAGTAGTTGGCTATTTGGTCCCATAGGGCAGAGGGAGGATTAGCTTGACACAGTCACATACAACAAAATGGATCCGGACTTTGACATACCACAGGATGCTGACAGTTTCAGCCAGACAGAACCGACTTCAGTCGTATACTGTCTGGTATGACAGTTGGGCTTTTCCAGACACAATCACTCACATCCTGACAGAACAAACTCAGGAGCCACAGTCACCTGCAGTTTGGCAAGTGGCTGACCCAGACACACTCAGCTGGTCATAGCCGGGTAGGACCCAGTTGGACTTGGACAGACAGACTGAGTTAGATCTGATGGTCCAGGCCAAAGACAAATGATCTCACAGAAACCCCATGGGGTCAGACACTGACAGACACAGAATGGGCAGCCGATCAGCCAGGGGTTAGAGGGAGCCAACAGAGACCCTACAGACATGGCCAGATGGGCTAGGTCTGGGCAGGTGTTGCATGTGTGTTACGGGGGTGATGTGTATTCCCAGCACCCCACTCTGGCAGAGGGGTGGCAGCAGGGGGCAGGTGCTGTGGGAATCAGAGCTAGTTCTGTCTGTAGTGGTCAGCCTGTGGGTGCGTCTTGCCTGGGCCGGAGGCAGGACTGCCGGCGGATGACCGAGTAGCGAATGGCGATGACACAGGCCTTCTGCAGAATGAGTGTTACCTCGCCCCAGAGCAGATTCACCCGTGTTATCACCATGGAAAGGTAGTTGATCTGCAATTTTCCGAGCTTGAGGTAGGTGCCATCTGGCAAGACCTGGTGGGCCAAAGGCAGGTGTTGAGTCTGAGCCGACTCCCCAGACTGTCTTATACCCATAACTATGGGCTTCATGCCCTGCAGGCACCACAGTCCTCAAACCGCTCACCTGGGACAGATGGCCGACTACCAGCCAGAGCGTGCTGGTGTGGCCGCGCTGATTGTTAAACACACCCGTGCTTTTTGCGAAACAGCCACTGCCCTAAGTGCCTTGGTTCACAGCTCCTCACCTTGGACACCTAGGACCTCCCCCAAATCCACAGCTTAAAGGTAATGCCTGGCAAGATGGGGACCTCCAGAACTTCCTCTAACACCCGGCCAGTGTCCGGTCTGTGATTGGTTGTGTCTAGGCCTCACTGCAGGTAAATATGCTTTCGCTCTCAGCCCTTCCCTCTTCTCACATTGCTTTGCCACCCTACCCCATTACTGCTCTACCTCCCCATTTACCTGTGGTAACTCTGAGGCTCAGGTAggccaagtgacttgcccaataTCACACTGCTTCTAAACTGGGTTTTTACACAGATCTGTGGAATACCAGAGCCTCTCTGAGGTGGGGTCTGCTTCTCTGCCCTATGGGGGAGGACCCAGAGACAGCAGCAATCTGCAGGGGGCCACCATCCCCTCTCCAGGCAGCATAAGCTTGCAGCATCTCCAGGACCCCCACCTGTGCAAAGCGACTCAGCATGTTGTCTCTGGGGATCCGCACGTGGTCCAGTCGCAAGAAGCCATGGTCCGTACAGTCAAAGCCCATCTTGGGCCCGATGTCTCCAACAGTGATTCCTAGAAGGAGATGGAGACGGGAACATCTATCAGCCAAGTACTTTGTGTGGGGTACCACACACACGTTCCAGTTCCTCTGAGCCTCACGGCAGCCTGTGACATTGGGGTTTTATACCTGTTTTGCAGGGGATCAGGCTGAGGTCAGATTGGGTGCTGATTCTTGCTTAAGTTCACCCAGCCAGTTAGCATGAGGGCTGTCCAACTGGACTCCTCCCTGCCCAAGGGAGACATGTCCTAGCTTCTCCCATGACCTCTGGGGCCTCAGG
This sequence is a window from Prionailurus bengalensis isolate Pbe53 chromosome A2, Fcat_Pben_1.1_paternal_pri, whole genome shotgun sequence. Protein-coding genes within it:
- the ACOX2 gene encoding peroxisomal acyl-coenzyme A oxidase 2, with the protein product MGSPVHRVSLGDTWSRQVHPDIECERNIRSFNVERLTNILDGGAENTALRRKVESIIHSDPKCSLKDNYFMTQNECYEAAVQRKFHIQTIAKCLGWSENSPELFYAYRAVSGEVALTIHSLFLKALRSLGSEEQIAKWAPLCDNFQIITTYAQTELGHGTYLQGLETEATYDAATQEFVVHSPTTTATKWWPGDLGRSATHALVQAQLICSGARQGMHAFIVPIRSLEDHTPLPGITVGDIGPKMGFDCTDHGFLRLDHVRIPRDNMLSRFAQVLPDGTYLKLGKLQINYLSMVITRVNLLWGEVTLILQKACVIAIRYSVIRRQSCLRPSDPEAKVLDHQTQQQKLFPQLATAYAFHFLTSNLLEFFHSSYDAILNRDFSLLPELHALSSGIKAMASDLCSWGTELCRKACGGHGYSKLSGLPSLVARVTAACTYEGDNTVLYLQMARFLEKNYLQAQASQDFTSQRSLPQSVAYLTAPDLARCPAQKAADFLHPQLYTTAWAHVAARLIKDSMHHLQTLMQSGADRYEAWNQTTVMHVQAAKAHCHYVSVKNFTETLDKLENEPAIQQVLKRLCDLYALHGILTNSGDFLHDGFLSGAQVDAVRTAYLDLLPLIRKDAILLTDAFDFTDQSLNSALGCYDGNVYERLFEWAQRSPTNTQGNPAYEKYLRPLLQSSRAKL